DNA from Jeotgalibacillus haloalkalitolerans:
GTTCAACAGACGCTAAAAGCTTCTTCTCAAACATGAGCTCTTCTGTTTCCCATACACACTCATATCCCACTGATTCATAAAAATACCGGTTGCCAATCTGCTTTGGTGATGTTTCAAGCTGCCAGCGTGTAACCTCAGGATAGCTTTTTTCTATTTGGCGGATTGCTTCTTTTCCAAACCCTTTCCCCTGCAGCTCAGGAGCTATAAAAATCCGGTCGATCCTGGCATAGCCTGAAGCAGGAAGGGTTAAGACAGCCCCTCCGATCAAGGTCCCATCATTGTAAATGCCATATGTATCAAGGTACGTAATCATATAGGTCATCATGTCTTCTGAATCATAACCGGGCGGCTGAATGTTTGCATCTTCTTCTCCAGCAGTGAGCCATCTGGCGGCTTCCCGGCTGAAAACCTCTGATGATAAAGCTGTAAGCTCTTTTACCATGGATGCCTCTGCTTTTACTAATCTGATTAGACTTTTCATTCAATGTTTCCCCCATTTAAAAAGGCAGCGCTAAAAGAGCGCTGCCGTCCCTTTGTTCTGTTTTACACACTTTTTTCCATACATGCAATTAGTCTTTCTTCAATATCTGCTGCAAGGCTTCTGATGTCTTCATCCTCTACCATCTGGATTAATGAAGTCGGTTTTGGCATCCCGATCTTTGTCGTTCCATTTTCATCATAGACAACCATTTTACATGGCAGAAAATAGCCTGCGAGCAGGTTCTTTTCCAGTACATTTTTCGCTTCTTTAGGGTTACATACTTCAAGGACATGGAATGTCTGATCAAAATCCAGCCCTTTTTCCTGCAGCTTATTTTTAATGTCAAACTGCCATAGAACGCCGAATTGTTCTTCCTTCAGGTTGTTCTCGAGTGTTGTCATTGCTTCTTCCACCGACTGCTTTGTTTCCACTGTGTAATGAAACATGATGATACCCCTTTCTGAATTGAAGTTACACACATACGATACCCTAATGAGTATTCCTTCAATCAGAAAAATTGACCATATTCCCTTAAAACACCAGTTTCAATATAACTCCTGACAAGCTTTATTTGACCATCTTTTTCACGAAACGTTTCAAAGAATAGACTTCCGCTTAACTGAGTGTCCGCTTCAGTTTTAACGGTTACCCACAACACAACGGTTGTTTCCGTATTGTTTAATTTGTATCTCGCACGCTCTTCTATGATCCACTCATTGATACCGGATGAAAGGGATTGAAAAGCATCTGACCACCCTTTAACTGACTCCTCATATCCAAAGTCCTCAGCCTGGCCGTTTCTGATTTCTCTTGCCTGATACTGTGGATGGATAAAGTCGGTCAGCCTGGAGATAGAAGAATCTTTCCAGGCTTCTATAAATGCTTCAATTGTTTTTTCCAATGTAACAGCTCCCCTCATTCTGTCTATTTCGGCTGAGGGCTTAGCGATTCCTTTATTTTTTAAGCTTTGTTAAAGTTGGCTGTTGATTTCCGCTTCAGGGGGGGACGCTTTCCGCTACAATCACCAGCTGTGCAGAAACATCAATGATCTTTAACATAGCTATTTTTTAAGAAGACTTCTCTTTTTTTTCAATAGCTGCTGAAATTCCTGATCCAGCTCTTCACTGGGGGACATGCTGAGACGGCTTAATACTTCAGATATTTTCGTTTCAACCTTTAACAATTCATCCGATGTTTCATCATGTTCTTTTGGTTCATGCTGCAAGAATTCCTGCAGGTTCCCATCAAAAACTGTCAGCTTTCCGTTTTTGATTTCAAGCACTCTTTCCGCAAGTTTTGAGACCATTTTTCTGTCATGGGAAATGAATAGCACCGTCCCCCGGTATTCCTGCAACAATCCCTCCAGCGCTTCCACAGCGTCAATATCAAGAAAGTTGGTCGGTTCATCCATGACCAGCACATTCAAATCACTGACAAAGATTTTGGCAAAAGCAACTTTTACTCTTTCTCCGCCTGACAGGACATGCACCGGTTTGAACACATCATCTCTGTAAAAGTGAAGGCGTGCCAGAATCGTTCTGACAATGTCTTCTGTCTGGATGGCATCCTCCATCACATTTTCAAGAATCGTCTTATCAGGCTTCAGGATATCAAGATTCTGACTGAAGTAACCGAATTTCACTGCCGGTGAAACTGAGATTCCTTCCTTCCTGGCAAGAATAGACTTAATCAGCGTCGTTTTTCCTGTTCCGTTCCCTCCGATCAGCGCAGTCTTTTGACCACCCTTCAGATAGAATGGCTGGAGATCAAATAACGCTCTGCTGCCTGCTTTAATGGTCTGTTCTTCAAACCTGATAATCGGTCTTCCCTTCATATCTGATTCATTTGGCAGCGTCATTTTAATTGGTGGTGCTTCTTTCGGTCTTTCCACTTTT
Protein-coding regions in this window:
- a CDS encoding Vga family ABC-F type ribosomal protection protein, translating into MTLICSIKEISYSVRERELFHIDELEIRKGDRIGLVGKNGSGKSTLLHLISGELKPDEGDIFRNGRITLLPQLKNTDTVQSGGEVTQAYINQAFAENPDLLLADEPTTNLDVERVKTLEQHLSRFGGSMVLVSHDRAFLDLLCTSIWEISDGNLKEYKGNYQDYADQKQLEVRQAEAAHEQYERKKKQLEAAIEEKEKRAKRATKKPTDGTASEHKNAKPYFAKKQKKLRQTAKALETRLGQMEKVERPKEAPPIKMTLPNESDMKGRPIIRFEEQTIKAGSRALFDLQPFYLKGGQKTALIGGNGTGKTTLIKSILARKEGISVSPAVKFGYFSQNLDILKPDKTILENVMEDAIQTEDIVRTILARLHFYRDDVFKPVHVLSGGERVKVAFAKIFVSDLNVLVMDEPTNFLDIDAVEALEGLLQEYRGTVLFISHDRKMVSKLAERVLEIKNGKLTVFDGNLQEFLQHEPKEHDETSDELLKVETKISEVLSRLSMSPSEELDQEFQQLLKKKRSLLKK
- a CDS encoding DUF302 domain-containing protein → MFHYTVETKQSVEEAMTTLENNLKEEQFGVLWQFDIKNKLQEKGLDFDQTFHVLEVCNPKEAKNVLEKNLLAGYFLPCKMVVYDENGTTKIGMPKPTSLIQMVEDEDIRSLAADIEERLIACMEKSV
- a CDS encoding GNAT family N-acetyltransferase, which codes for MKSLIRLVKAEASMVKELTALSSEVFSREAARWLTAGEEDANIQPPGYDSEDMMTYMITYLDTYGIYNDGTLIGGAVLTLPASGYARIDRIFIAPELQGKGFGKEAIRQIEKSYPEVTRWQLETSPKQIGNRYFYESVGYECVWETEELMFEKKLLASVEPENTRRQDQDYTSAELISVQARGVKVTDANIRSLHISNAAMQQTKMQNVNLSDSLVADSTVQNATFWFADLSSSVFRTSDMSGVALENCNIAGMTIDGISVEELMKVYKKGK